One Vespa crabro chromosome 9, iyVesCrab1.2, whole genome shotgun sequence genomic region harbors:
- the LOC124426463 gene encoding cubilin-like — protein MASTNIWFTLLLYFGLAFAWMDERPVLEAQDGNLIISSAKDRNITLKVLGNGYINVNEINLLHVALAAQNATRLMERLKAGYLVQVDNNLARLINLVEGPTGLQRRIAMLEGTGGNSSRLPIRRLPYSTDNLTRNSIRRTNERIRRLEETVREIENKLKENACQSNPCGNGGTCQDLYEGYQCLCPSSWEGPNCMTDVNECARYLGTDLGCQNGATCFNLPGSYRCDCQTGWFGLHCTKKDSICNRENSQELCGHGICIPKPGVVTGYICLCDQGWETDGRNPACTRDVDECAAKHPPCSVNPPVTCFNAPGTFFCGACPRGYTGNGYYCTDIDECLEDNGGCSTSPRVQCINTMGSRVCGPCPLGYHGDGVSCIYVGPCRINNGGCHPLATCIENPALTSSYVQCRCPAGYQGDGVGPNGCQPATEISNNSCVNHPCVHGTCVSTYHGFLCRCDPGYTGTTCNTQIDPCSPNPCKNNGVCVVTSGAVTCNCSSSYTGSRCETQRQTCGGVSRNPIGHLEFPIGGTTYQHGLSCAWVLVTNYSQILNVTFTNFNLEDSTDCKFDFLQIHDGRNAGSHMIGRFCGNTLPNKNGNIVSSHNALYFWFHSDSTVAHEGFALHWNTIDPICGGTFEEDYGTITSPGYPGRYPPNRDCYWHISVKEGKRVQLHFGQLMLEEHTTCEYDYVEITTYNNEPLGRYCNHSRPGPVIAPGNEVTLYFHSDGSGQDAGFQIHYSTVEGIPGCGGIFTSNVGSIHSPGSLSSYQANINCEWKIQLRPGEKIQITWQKFSLEESTSCNFDAVEIYDGDSTNSPLIGRYCGDIIPPTLKSSSNNMVIIFTSDWSFETEGFSLFYEVICGKEFTDETGVITSPMYPNSYHPMKTCIYEIILPPGKAIILTILDLDLEGMGSDCYFDSLEIFDGDNENATNLATLCSFTSSESFYSTYNYMYLKFTSDSSIQGRGFKLNYTSVDRRCGGLYRNPNGIIQSPGQDSNYENNEECTWIIQAPPGYVVQLNWLSFNLEYQIRCRNDYVSVYENISKSEDSHLGTYCGNNKPPILTSRERTMVIFFETDSSITLNGFMATYIFVDVSKVCGGYYVQQSGVIRSPNYPGNYPRSRECVWVLEAPNRQRVTLIVDTFELESHENCMFDYLEIRNGGYDNSPLIGRYCGSDIPKQIVSQTNQLYIKFVSDNSLTEAGFSIDWDNTAEGCGGTLSSTRGDIISPNYPQAYSRNAECIWRIAVAAGNTVKLVIIDLDLEDHAKCRYDYVEISEGTSRTRNVERYCHTHPSIINTKSNIVTIRFRSDFTISARGFHIKYETVCHNTVRGFWGVIESPNFPNKYEHSINCSWIINAPIGNKINLTFSHFNLEQIGEQDSCHYDYLEIKQGSNNQSNSELGKFCGSDNLPPKIHSTEHQVFINFFTDDYVTNNGFRLEWLVDGCGGHLTRPSDMFTSPDYPTPYPRSVRCEWLIEVDYMHSIEITLHDVDIENQQICDYNSVTIYGGEDESAPKLVTLCHSNKPLIYTSSGNKMFVTFDGNPFYSSRGFKASYESIPLRCGGRFTVNSGVIHTTNYPLNYPHNQNCEWLLQVDKNHVVNITFEDFDIEDSRNCTDDYVKIFDGPSKDNYLMGTYCRNQLPPSYVSTGNEMLVVMRSDSIISAKGFKARYKAACGARIIVKDQGLLTVSSGNMNNDLFNCTWILVAENPADHVTVSFTHMDINPLQFYKNMIEGDPCSIEYLQVIEGEYMDGPVLGKWCSNKSPPPITSTGSALTIHLYAKVKGYSDFSAIYSVLNSACGGNYTSEHGTIASPGYPNSYPLNSECIWILNTSPGNKISIIFHEFNIQQSENCDLDYLEIREENGIGKLIGVFCGQEIDSITSSSKLWIKFKSDTESAAKGFLADYSFLSGNELSGPIGRITSPLYPLLYKTPGTYSWRITVEVGYVIQLELKEIILENFDLSCESSLKIYDGYNDEAPILLEQCSRVAPPPFETSSNMVYIVMKTYSGGFGDKFDLNWLQIPKSIIDEKKVKEIKFSKCSEEVALTNEGNSSYIFWSPGWPYGYEDNLECSWIFTSPPGTHLVLRIMSINLEESSDCIADYVAVYSGNAITSTENSVLEKKLCLFNETWIKITTKNVMTVKFISDTYLNKTGFKAQVYRECGGDLTGPNGVIDFNNKTIISGLSIWRFSCEWIVTVRPGKTIQVEIHDLTTLETQNNTCRYNYIMLKNGGDASSPLLGTGKYCNDIVTGPLETIGNKLYVRAVGRAKNLMFKLTYREMSMNCGGEFILSNEQKDIEISTPNYPNIPHPHSECVWKIMAVNGEKISIHFIDRFDLSSNINCENEYVEIRDGGTDSSQLLGRFCKDIAPSTMTTKGNMMYIHFYTDVPDPKNGFKAVIVSGDMCGGILRSTQGTLSSPDYPHSYPKKEICGWWIIGPQDHTLKIQFRDLHLPTRRNCKTADYVEISEQIPGNKSEVEILGTYCGTQLPNVIQTTLNEAFVTFHSDDRDYISFRGFSLNFTSNLEVCGGEITALSGIIKSPGYPNVITRSRYCDWRIKLPLGYQVIVEIIDLGAVDKSFRNSYTLSFYNDFQFKTKFKTLTDNTDLSQIKSSSNTLMINYWAPTGYRGFKLLYSAAAPAPCGGILTDIQGEIKGPPAPYNMSAYLCVWLIKPPESLINYGNYTGLTLTLRITGVISECYSYTSISITDIGKICGNITKPRYLRSPLIENELKILNSSSSNIKGIQFNVTYQWQPCGGILQGPSYISHIITSPKNISYPINCAWHVKYTNIGEMINLSFTKFDLVSNCEIAYIIVRNGGPMSPKVGTFCGNVLPADILSSSNQLWIEYYASAAPNEFEIKLQLANHGCGGALRDFSREIASPQFPKQYPNNAECTWEIMANNGYHIELSFVNRFNLESSTNCEKDYIQIFDWKPKHNIIYGNWTELGKVCGRDTPQPFTSTTNRMKVIFRSNEAIQADGFRAIWNENCGGVFTVTEERKMIVSPGYPNDYQPNLNCNYTLITDNDQDIIVQFLEFEIERICNFDNLTIISQEYSFMPLKKETRCGNDMPPIQRSASRMEIIFKTDAYIQRNGFVFTYFINNCGGVINKPTEIKPLMNEDKYFDHINCTWLIQAPKDDSIVLRFEKFVTESTGSCYYDYVAVYESELIDSDKLIGKVCGNLTKNLPVFKTDSNYMVVNFVADHSLSYEGFIGKIFFGSSPAAGCGGIVNLSSVASMSFRTQKGATYKSFEDCHWTVLTTAGKNIKLTINSMDIRTNPRNDNVTEGCPNDYLEIHDGAGQFAELLGKYCGSLPPPVIIASTNKLWIRFFSDGTVEGAGAIGTLEALDSPCGLTYRKANTTAAYITSPGYPNSYEPGIRCRWTVENSNEYSDLMLVRLLEFNMTNSKNCEDEYLAISDSENRKYIDHGFGENLIFSGTHSYGINIEMGSSYAFSSYKFCGEEKPFEFYSSSKEFNIRFKTSSRGKGFKLEYSLSNCNRNYTADETQGRIIHQGFVNCWITITTLPNRTISLYFNNFRLYDQEGCTGSALQIREGDYSGNVLAILCGLESPSPIFSTSNKLSLHSWSLENSNYESYDITYVTTDAGRGCGGTIFNYGGTFTSPLYPDIYRNNTVCVWDVSVPRGFKIFLKFTVFDIGTKKTCERNNVKIYDFINGGERLLRNTYCGGDDPARFEAEGNRILVEYTSTMNNIGTGWVAVFMAQSISHPIEIGDW, from the exons ATGGCTTCAACGAATATTTGGTTCACCTTATTGCTTTATTTTGGATTGGCCTTTGCGTGGATGGACGAAag GCCAGTTCTCGAGGCACAAGAtggtaatttaattatatccagCGCAAAGGATAGAAATATCACTCTTAAAGTATTAGGGAACGGttatatcaatgttaatgaaattaatttacttcACGTCGCCTTAGCT GCTCAAAATGCAACACGTCTGATGGAAAGATTGAAAGCTGGGTATCTCGTTCAAGTGGATAATAATCTCGCAAGGCTAATCAATCTCGTTGAAGGTCCTACAGGTTTACAAAGGAGGATTGCTATGTTGGAAGGAACGGGAGGAAATAGCTCGCGTTTGCCGATTAGACGATTG CCTTATTCGACAGACAATTTAACGAGAAATAGTATACGTCGTACTAATGAAAGA ATACGAAGATTGGAAGAGACAGTGAGAGAAATCGAAAATAAGCTGAAAGAAAACGCTTGTCAAAGTAATCCTTGCGGAAATGGCGGCACTTGTCAAGATCTTTACGAAGGATATCAATGTCTATGCCCTTCTAGTTGGGAG GGACCTAATTGCATGACGGACGTAAACGAATGTGCTAGATATCTTGGCACGGATCTCGGATGTCAAAACGGAGCAACTTGTTTCAATTTGCCTGGATCTTATAG ATGCGATTGCCAAACTGGCTGGTTTGGACTACATTGCACAAAAAAGGACTCCATCTGCAACAGGGAAAACTCTCAAGAACTTTGTGGACACGGTATATGTATCCCTAAACCTGGAGTCGTCACTGGTTACATCTGTCTCTGCGATCAA GGATGGGAAACCGATGGCAGGAATCCAGCTTGTACAAGAGACGTAGACGAATGTGCGGCGAAACATCCACCGTGTTCCGTAAACCCTCCAGTCACCTGTTTCAATGCACCCGGTACATTTTTCTGCGGTGCCTGTCCTCGAGGTTATACCGGAAATGGTTATTACTGTACTGACATCGACGAATGTTTGGAGGATAATGGTGGATGTAGTACCTCACCTCGAGTACAATGTATTAACACAATG GGATCAAGGGTCTGCGGTCCATGTCCTCTAGGATATCATGGCGATGGAGTCTCCTGCATCTATGTTGGTCCTTGTAGGATTAATAACGGTGGTTGTCACCCGTTAGCAACCTGCATCGAAAATCCTGCACTTACCAGCTCTTACGTGCAGTGTCGCTGCCCAGCAGGATACCAAGGCGATGGAGTTGGTCCGAACGGTTGTCAGCCTGCAACtgaaatatcgaataattcaTGCGTTAATCATCCTTGCGTTCACGGCACGTGCGTTTCTACTTATCATGGATTTCTCTGTAGATGCGATCCTGGATACACAG GGACAACATGCAATACTCAAATCGATCCCTGCTCGCCTAATCCTTGCAAGAACAATGGAGTCTGCGTTGTCACCAGTGGTGCAGTGACCTGCAATTGTTCTAGCTCTTATACAGGAAGCAGATGCGAGACGCAACGACAAACTTGCGGTGGTGTATCTCGAAATCCTATCGGCCACTTAGAGTTTCCTATTGGTGGGACCACTTACCAACATGGACTCAGTTGTGCTTGGGTTTTGGTGACCAATTATTCTCAAATCCTGAACGTTACCTTTACAAATTTTAACTTGGAGGATTCTACCGACTGTAAATTTGATTTCCTTCAG aTACACGATGGTAGAAATGCTGGTAGTCATATGATAGGCAGATTTTGTGGTAACACTTTACCcaataaaaatggaaacatTGTTTCATCTCACAACGCATTGTATTTTTGGTTTCACTCGGATAGTACCGTAGCACACGAAGGATTCGCTTTGCATTGGAATACGATCGACCCGATCTGTGGTGGAACTTTTGAAGAGGATTATGGTACAATAACGTCACCTGGTTATCCGGGAAGATATCCTCCTAACAGAGATTGCTATTGGCATATATCTgtaaaagagggaaaaagagtaCAATTACATTTCGGACAACTAATGCTCGAAGAACATACTACATGCGAATACGATTATGTCGAA ATTACAACATACAATAATGAACCTCTAGGTCGTTATTGTAATCATAGTCGGCCCGGACCTGTCATTGCACCTGGAAACGAAGTTACACTTTACTTTCACTCAGATGGCTCAGGTCAAGATGCTGGTTTCCAAATTCATTATTCAACAGTAGAAG GTATACCTGGTTGCGGTGGTATTTTTACTTCGAATGTTGGCTCGATCCATTCTCCTGGTTCTTTGTCATCCTATCAAGCAAATATAAATTGCGAATGGAAAATACAATTACGACCTGGTGAGAAAATACAGATCACTTGGCAGAAATTCAGTCTTGAAGAATCTACTAGTTGTAATTTTGATGCGGTCGAG atttatgaTGGAGATAGTACAAATTCTCCATTAATTGGTAGATATTGCGGCGATATCATACCGCCGACTCTTAAATCGAGTTCCAACAACATGGTAATAATATTCACGAGTGATTGGTCCTTCGAAACGGAAggtttttccttattttacgAAGTCATATGCGGCAAAGAATTTACCGATGAAACTGGTGTCATTACCTCTCCCATGTATCCAAATTCTTATCACCCTATGAAAACTTGCATCTACGAAATTATCCTTCCACCAGGTAAAGCCATCATTCTCACTATCCTCGATTTGGATTTGGAAGGAATGGGCAGTGATTGTTATTTCGACTCTCTCGAAATTTTCGACGGAGATAACGAGAATGCCACTAATCTTGCCACTCTCTGTAGCTTCACATCATCCGAATCATTTTATTCGACGTACAATTACATGTACCTCAAATTTACGAGCGATAGTAGCATTCAAGGTCGAGGTTTTAAACTTAATTACACCTCTGTAGATCGGA GATGCGGAGGGTTGTATAGAAATCCTAACGGAATTATTCAATCACCTGGTCAAGAcagtaattatgaaaataacgaagagTGTACCTGGATAATCCAGGCACCTCCAGGATATGTGGTCCAACTTAACTGGTTATCGTTCAATCTCGAATATCAAATACGTTGTAGAAACGATTACGTTAGcgtttatgaaaatatttcgaaatcggAAGATAGTCACTTAGGAAC tTATTGTGGCAATAATAAACCACCTATACTCACTTCTCGAGAACGAACGATGGTGATATTCTTTGAGACCGATTCGAGCATCACACTAAATGGATTTATGGCTACGTACATCTTTGTCGATGTTTCCAAAGTTTGCGGTGGTTACTACGTACAGCAAAGTGGCGTTATCCGATCTCCTAACTATCCAGGAAACTATCCACGTTCGAGGGAATGCGTATGGGTTCTCGAAGCACCCAATAGACAAAGGGTTACCCTTATAGTCGATACCTTCGAGCTTGAAAGTCATGAAAACTGTATGTTCGATTACTTGGAGATAAG AAATGGTGGTTACGATAATTCACCTTTGATCGGACGATATTGTGGCAGTGATATACCAAAACAAATTGTCAGTCAAACGAATCAGTTATATATCAAATTCGTATCTGATAATTCACTAACGGAAGCGGGTTTCAGTATCGATTGGGATAATACAGCAGAAG GATGTGGTGGAACATTAAGTTCCACTAGAGGCGATATTATATCACCGAATTATCCACAAGCATATAGCCGAAATGCCGAATGCATCTGGAGAATCGCTGTTGCCGCAGGCAATACAGTAAAGCTTGTTATAATTGATCTCGATTTGGAAGATCATGCAAAATGCAGATACGATTATGTGGAGATATCCGAAGGCACCTCTCGTACACGAAATGTCGAACGATATTGCCATACTCATCCatcgattataaatacaaaatcgAACATAGTGACCATTCGTTTCCGTAGCGACTTTACCATATCCGCTCGTGGTTTCCACATTAAATATGAAACCG tATGTCACAACACGGTACGCGGTTTCTGGGGCGTCATAGAATCACCTAATTTCCCGAACAAATACGAACACTCGATAAACTGTAGTTGGATAATCAACGCACCAATCGGTAACAAAATTAATCTGACGTTCTCTCATTTCAATTTGGAACAAATCGGTGAACAAGATAGTTGTCATTACGATTATCTCGAGATAAAACAAGGTTCAAACAACCAATCCAATAGCGAACTCGGCAAATTTTGTGGCTCGGACAATCTTCCTCCAAAAATTCACTCAACGGAACATCAAgtttttatcaatttctttaCCGACGATTATGTTACCAACAATGGCTTTCGATTGGAATGGTTGGTCGATGGTTGTGGTGGACATTTGACTAGACCTTCGGATATGTTCACCTCTCCGGATTATCCAACACCATATCCGCGGTCAGTTAGATGTGAATGGCTAATTGAAGTCGATTATATGCATAGTATCGAAATTACCTTGCACGAT gTCGACATTGAAAATCAACAGATTTGTGATTACAACTCCGTAACGATCTACGGAGGGGAAGATGAAAGTGCACCAAAATTAGTTACTTTATGTCATTCCAATAAACCGCTTATCTACACCAGTTCCGGTAACAAAATGTTCGTCACGTTTGATGGGAACCCCTTTTACTCTTCTCGCGGTTTTAAAGCGAGCTACGAAAGCATTCCTTTGAGATGTGGTGGAAGATTTACAGTGAACTCCGGCGTCATTCATACGACCAATTATCCCCTCAATTACCCGCATAATCAAAATTGCGAATGGTTGTTACAAGTTGATAAAAATCACGTGGTGAATATTACCTTCGAGGACTTTGATATCGAGGATAGCAGAAACTGTACCGACGATTACgtaaaa ataTTCGATGGACCCAGCAAAGACAATTACTTGATGGGTACTTACTGTCGAAATCAGCTTCCTCCCTCTTATGTTTCGACGGGTAACGAAATGTTAGTTGTTATGAGAAGCGACAGTATAATATCTGCAAAAGGATTCAAGGCCAGATACAAAGCAGCATGCGGTGCTCGTATAATCGTGAAGGACCAAGGCTTGCTCACAGTATCCAGCggtaatatgaataatgatttattCAATTGTACTTGGATACTCGTAGCCGAAAATCCTG CCGATCACGTGACAGTATCTTTCACGCACATGGATATCAATCcgttacaattttataaaaacatgATTGAAGGAGACCCGTGTTCCATAGAATATCTGCAAGTAATCGAAGGTGAATATATGGATGGACCTGTTCTTGGAAAATGGTGCAGTAACAAAAGTCCTCCACCTATCACGAGTACTGGAAGTGCTCTCACTATTCATCTATATGCGAAAGTAAAAGGATACAGTGATTTCTCCGCTATTTACAGTGTCTTAAATTCTG CTTGCGGCGGAAATTATACATCTGAACACGGAACAATCGCATCGCCGGGTTATCCTAATTCTTATCCCCTCAATTCCGAGTGCATTtggattttaaatacttcGCCTGGAAacaaaataagtataatttttcACGAGTTCAATATTCAGCAAAGCGAGAATTGTGACTTGGATTATCTTGAGATTCGCGAGGAGAATGGAATCGGTAAACTGATAGGCGTTTTTTGTGGCCAAGAAATCGATTCAATCACATCCTCCAGCAAACTCTGGATCAAATTCAAAAGCGATACCGAAAGTGCGGCTAAAGGATTCCTTGCCGATTATAGTTTCTTATCAGGAAACGAACTTTCGGGACCAATTGGTCGAATCACTTCGCCTTTGTATCCTCTCTTATACAAAACTCCGGGTACTTATTCGTGGCGAATCACCGTTGAAGTCGGATATGTCATTCAATTggaattgaaagaaataattttagaaaatttcgatTTAAGTTGTGAAAGTTCGTTGAAG ATCTATGATGGTTACAATGACGAAGCACCGATCTTGTTGGAACAATGTTCTCGCGTGGCACCTCCACCATTCGAAACTTCGAGTAACATGGTTTACATCGTTATGAAAACTTATTCCGGTGGATTTGGCGATAAATTTGATCTTAACTGGCTTCAAATACCAAAATCTATTATcgatgaaaagaaagtaaaggaaattaaat TCTCGAAATGTAGTGAAGAAGTGGCCTTGACAAACGAGGGCAATAGTAGTTATATATTCTGGTCTCCTGGTTGGCCATATGGTTACGAAGATAATCTTGAATGTTCTTGGATCTTTACTTCACCTCCGGGAACTCATCTTGTCCTTagaataatgtcgataaactTGGAAGAAAGTTCCGATTGTATAGCTGATTACGTAGCCGTTTATTCGGGAAATGCCATAACTTCAACGGAAAATAGTGTcctcgaaaaaaaattgtgtctCTTCAATGAAACTTGGATcaagataacaacgaaaaatgTCATGACGGTCAAATTTATTTCAGACACCTATCTCAATAAGACTGGATTTAAAGCTCAAGTTTACAGAG AATGCGGTGGAGATTTAACGGGACCAAACGGAGTGAtagatttcaataataaaactattataaGTGGATTAAGTATTTGGCGTTTCTCATGCGAATGGATCGTCACCGTAAGACCTGGTAAAACTATACAAGTTGAAATCCATGATTTGACCACGTTAGAAACACAGAATAATACGtgtagatataattatattatg TTGAAAAATGGAGGAGATGCTTCTTCTCCTTTATTAGGAACTGGAAAATATTGCAATGACATAGTAACTGGACCTTTAGAAACGATCGGAAACAAGCTTTACGTTCGAGCTGTTGGTCGTGCTAAAAATCTAATGTTTAAATTAACATATag AGAAATGAGTATGAATTGTGGCGGTGAATTCATCTTATCGAATGAACAGAAGGATATAGAGATCAGTACTCCAAATTATCCAAACATTCCACATCCTCATAGCGAATGTGTTTGGAAGATCATGGCGGTTAACGGAGAAAAAATTTCCATTCATTTCATAGATAGATTTGATTTGtcttccaatataaa ctGCGAAAATGAATACGTTGAAATAAGAGACGGTGGAACGGACAGTTCGCAATTATTAGGACGATTTTGCAAAGACATAGCACCTAGCACTATGACGACGAAAGGAAACatgatgtatatacatttttatactgACGTACCTGATCCAAAGAATGGTTTTAAGGCTGTCATTGTATCTGGCG ATATGTGTGGTGGTATTCTGAGAAGTACGCAAGGTACTCTTAGTTCGCCAGATTATCCTCACTCATAtcctaaaaaagaaatctgtgGATGGTGGATAATCGGTCCACAAGATCACACCTTGAAAATTCAATTCCGTGATTTGCATCTTCCAACACGGCGTAATTGTAAAACAGCTGATTATGTTGAAATCTCTGAACAAATTCCTGGGAATAAATCAG AAGTCGAAATTCTCGGAACATATTGCGGAACTCAACTGCCGAATGTCATTCAGACAACCTTGAACGAGGCCTTTGTCACTTTTCATAGCGACGATCGAGATTACATCTCTTTCAGAGGCTTTAGCTTAAACTTTACATCCAATCTGGAGG TTTGTGGTGGTGAAATTACCGCATTGAGCGGTATAATAAAGTCACCTGGATATCCAAATGTAATAACACGTTCCAG ATATTGTGATTGGAGAATCAAACTACCGTTAGGCTATCAAGTAATAGTGGAAATTATAGATCTTGGTGCCGTCGATAAATCTTTTAGAAACAGCTATACATTATcg TTCTACAATGATTTCCAAttcaaaacaaaatttaaaacGCTAACGGATAATACAGATCTATCGCAAATTAAAAGTAGTAGTAACACACTGATGATCAATTATTGGGCTCCAACTGGTTACAGAGGTTTTAAACTTCTATACTCGGCTGCTGCACCTGCTc CTTGCGGTGGAATACTTACCGATATACAAGGTGAAATAAAAGGTCCACCTGCTCCTTACAATATGTCCGCGTACTTATGTGTATGGCTGATTAAACCACCGGAGAGTTTGATCAATTATGGTAATTACACAGGATTAACACTGACCCTGAGAATCACTGGCGTTATTAGTGAATGCTACAGCTATACTTCGATTAGTATCACAG atattGGTAAAATTTGTGGTAACATAACAAAACCAAGATACCTGAGAAGTCCATTGATCGAGAACGAATTGAAA ATATTAAATAGCAGTAGTTCGAATATAAAAGGAATACAATTTAATGTAACGTATCAATGGCAACCTTGCGGTGGCATTCTCCAGGGCCCATCTTATATATCTCACATTATAACTTCTCcaaagaatatttcttatccTATAAATTGTGCCTGGCATGTAAAATATACGAACATCGGTGAAATGATAAATCTTTCCTTCACCAAATTTGATTTAGTTAGCAATTGCGAAATTGCTTATATTATAGTCAG AAATGGCGGGCCAATGTCACCGAAAGTTGGTACTTTCTGTGGAAATGTATTACCGGCTGATATCTTAAGCAGTTCGAATCAACTATGGATCGAATATTATGCATCAGCAGCACCTAACGAATTCGAAATCAAACTTCAATTGGCCAATCATGGTTGCGGAGGTGCTTTACGAGATTTTAGCAGAGAGATTGCTTCTCCTCA attccCGAAACAATATCCAAACAATGCGGAATGCACATGGGAAATAATGGCGAATAATGGTTATCATATAGAATTGAGCTTTGTAAATCGATTCAATTTGGAAAGCAGCACTAATTGCGAAAAAGATTACATACAG ATATTTGATTGGAAACcaaaacataatattatttatggaAATTGGACCGAATTGGGTAAAGTTTGTGGAAGAGATACACCACAACCGTTTACTTCTACGACGAATCGAATgaaagttatctttcgttcgaatGAAGCCATACAAGCTGATGGTTTTCGCGCAATTTGGAACGAAAATTGTGGTGGTGTCTTCACTGTAACCGAAGAACGAAAAATGATCGTATCACCTGGATATCCGAACGACTATCAGCCTAACTTAAATTGCAATTACACTCTCATTACCGATAATGACCAGGATATCATCGTCCAATTTCTTGAATTTGAGATCGAACGAA TTtgtaatttcgataatttgaCCATCATCAGTCAGGAATATTCATTTATgcctttgaaaaaagaaactaggTGTGGCAATGACATGCCACCTATACAAAGATCAGCATCTCGAATGGAGATCATTTTCAAAACGGATGCATACATTCAAAGGAATGGTTTTGTATTCACTTACTTTATAAATA ATTGTGGTGGGGTGATAAACAAACCAACGGAAATAAAACCTTTAATGAATGAGGACAAATATTTTGATCATATAAATTGCACTTGGTTGATCCAAGCTCCGAAGGATGACAGCATAGTACttcgatttgaaaaattcgtCACGGAATCTACCGGAAG cTGCTATTATGATTACGTTGCTGTTTATGAGAGCGAATTAATCGATTCGGATAAATTGATTGGGAAAGTCTGCGGCAATTTAACCAAAAATTTACCCGTCTTCAAAACTGATTCAAACTATATGGTAGTGAATTTCGTTGCTGATCATTCGTTGAGTTACGAAGGTTTCATTGGGAag ATCTTCTTCGGTAGTAGTCCTGCAGCTGGCTGCGGTGGTATAGTGAATCTAAGCAGTGTCGCATCAATGAGTTTTAGAACTCAGAAAGGTGCAACGTACAAATCGTTCGAAGATTGTCATTGGACGGTCTTGACTACAGcaggaaaaaatattaagttgACGATAAATAGTATGGATATTAGAACCAATCCAAGAAACGATAATGTTACTGAGGGATGCCCCAACGATTATCTCGAA attcACGACGGGGCAGGACAATTTGCGGAATTATTGGGTAAATACTGTGGAAGCTTACCACCTCCAGTAATAATTGCAAGCACAAACAAACTATGGATAAGATTCTTCAGCGACGGTACTGTTGAAGGAGCCGGAGCAATCGGAACTTTAGAAGCTCTAGATT CACCTTGCGGATTGACTTATAGAAAGGCTAATACAACGGCCGCTTATATAACGTCTCCTGGATATCCCAACTCGTATGAGCCTGGTATTCGTTGCCGTTGGACTGTAGAAAATTCTAATGAATATAGTGATCTAATGTTAGTTAGATTATTGGAATTTAATATGACAAATTCAAAAAATTGCGAGGATGAATATCTAGCGATCTCAGATTCCGAA AATCGAAAATACATCGATCATGGATTTGGTGAGAATTTGATTTTCTCTGGCACACATTCATATGGAATAAATATCGAAATG GGAAGTAGTTATGCCTTTTCGTCATATAAATTTTGCGGAGAAGAAAAACCCTTCGAATTTTATAG CTCCAGCAAGGAATTCAACATCCGCTTTAAAACATCCTCACGAGGAAAAGGTTTCAAACTGGAATACAGTCTATCTAATTGCAATCGGAATTATACGGCAGATGAAACTCAAGGTCGAATTATTCATCAAGGATTCGTAAACTGCTGGATCACGATCACTACCTTGCCAAATCGTACAATCTCTCTatactttaataatttcagACTATACGATCAGGAAGGATGTACGGGTAGTGCTCTACAG ATTCGCGAAGGAGATTATAGTGGCAATGTTTTAGCCATACTTTGCGGTTTGGAAAGTCCAAGTCCAATTTTCAGTACAAGCAATAAACTCAGTCTACATTCCTGGTCGctagaaaatagtaattatgaGAGCTATGATATAACTTATGTTACCACAGACGcag gACGTGGTTGTGGTGGTACCATATTCAATTATGGCGGTACTTTCACTTCGCCATTATACCCagatatttatcgaaataatactGTGTGTGTTTGGGACGTGAGCGTACCTCGAGGattcaaaatttttctcaaattCACAGTCTTCGACATTGGCACCAAAAAAACTTGCGAGCGTAATAACGTGAAAATTTACGATTTCATTAATGGCGGAGAACGTTTGTTAAGAAATACTTACTGTGGAGGg gACGATCCAGCGAGATTCGAAGCAGAAGGGAACAGAATTCTCGTCGAATATACTTCGACAATGAATAATATTGGAACTGGTTGGGTTGCAGTTTTTATGGCTCAATCCATTT CACATCCAATTGAGATAGGTGATTGGTGA